In Excalfactoria chinensis isolate bCotChi1 chromosome 5, bCotChi1.hap2, whole genome shotgun sequence, a single genomic region encodes these proteins:
- the DEGS2 gene encoding sphingolipid delta(4)-desaturase/C4-monooxygenase DES2 gives MGNRVTRGDFEWVYTEQPHTQRRKEILAKYPRIKALMGPDPHLKWIVSGMVFTQFLACYLVKDLSWKWIFFWAYAFGGCINHSLTLAIHDISHNVAFGNKQTKWNRWFAVFANLPVGVPYSASFKKYHIDHHRYLGGDSLDVDIPTDFEGWFFCTPLRKLLWLFLQPFFYSLRPLYVNPKAITQMEICNALVQFSVDSIIFYLWGLKPIIYLIAGTILCMGLHPISGHFIAEHYMFLKGYETYSYYGPLNWLTFNVGYHMEHHDFPSIPGSKLPMVKKIAAEYYDNLPYHQSWIRVLWDFVFDDSISPYSRVKRKCKLAKESE, from the exons CAAAATATCCAAGAATCAAGGCTCTGATGGGACCAGATCCACATTTGAAATGGATTGTATCTGGAATGGTTTTCACACAGTTTCTAGCATGCTATCTGGTGAAAGACTTATCTTGgaaatggattttcttctggGCTTATGCTTTTGGGGGTTGCATCAACCATTCATTGACCCTAGCCATCCACGATATTTCACACAACGTTGCCTTTGGGAACAAGCAGACCAAGTGGAACCGATGGTTTGCAGTCTTTGCCAACTTGCCGGTTGGTGTCCCTTACTCTGCTTCCTTCAAGAAATACCACATAGACCACCATCGGTACCTTGGTGGGGACAGCCTGGATGTGGACATTCCCACGGATTTTGAAGGCTGGTTCTTCTGTACACCACTTCGGAAACTGCTTTGGCTCTTCCTCCAGCCTTTCTTCTACAGTCTGAGACCACTGTATGTGAACCCCAAAGCAATTACGCAGATGGAAATTTGTAATGCCCTTGTGCAGTTTTCTGTAGATTCCATTATTTTCTACCTTTGGGGACTCAAACCTATTATTTACTTAATAGCAGGTACAATTCTTTGCATGGGCTTGCATCCCATATCTGGGCACTTCATAGCAGAGCACTACATGTTCTTAAAAGGATATGAAACGTATTCTTATTATGGACCTCTGAACTGGCTCACCTTTAATGTAGGCTATCACATGGAGCACCATGATTTCCCCAGCATTCCTGGAAGCAAGTTGCCAATG GTGAAGAAGATTGCTGCAGAATACTATGACAACCTCCCCTACCACCAGTCCTGGATCCGAGTCCTGTGGGACTTTGTATTTGATGATAGTATCAGTCCTTACTCAAGGgtgaagagaaaatgcaaactgGCAAAAGAAAGCGAGTAg